The Maylandia zebra isolate NMK-2024a linkage group LG7, Mzebra_GT3a, whole genome shotgun sequence genome contains a region encoding:
- the LOC101466611 gene encoding mixed lineage kinase domain-like protein, whose amino-acid sequence MDTLEPIWSTFSGIYTLAENVKANKKRCQRISVRVKALEDVVKSITEFSPEVKKAVEELILTLESTQRLIEKYTAANLVERILKSGSHGEEFDTVSERLNDAYQALCLALQSEQSKMLYEVFRQRETEDEMDGKEDDTEMTKLLMDYMKEQQEKTNTILRQLDKVVQMLNKPSFSSVAVRQIKPDELKYQHPKKPFKTTASCELYKGEYQGFSVAIKRYLDPMNTSARDVKSIFNKEVDTMKQFESPNILRMFGICIQDENGPKPQFFIIMEYCEKGSLRQVLDSDLTLTWIRKAHMCLDAARGLYRLHNTEEKWRVHGSINSSKFLVTKDYTVKLGGFRLSKTETSLKRQTEDRAVRSLCYHCPEKFHDASFSYCKEWEMYSFGIILWEIVTCKNPFEGFSDEKIYQKVYEEKYQEPLPDDCPAELGQLINKCRAYDCFQRPSAGVLLDKLRSVVTQLEEQQD is encoded by the exons ATGGACACTTTAGAGCCCATCTGGTCCACCTTCTCAGGGATTTACACCCTGGCTGAAAACGTGAAGGCCAACAAAAAGCGCTGCCAGCGGATTTCGGTCCGAGTCAAAGCCCTCGAGGATGTGGTGAAGTCCATCACAGAGTTCTCTCCAGAGGTAAAGAAAGCCGTCGAGGAGCTGATCCTAACTCTGGAGTCAACACAGAGGCTAATTGAAAAATACACGGCAGCCAACTTGGTGGAGCGCATCCTGAAATCGGGCAGCCACGGAGAAGAGTTTGATACGGTGAGCGAGCGGCTCAACGATGCTTACCAGGCCCTGTGTCTAGCTCTGCAATCAGAACAGAGCAAGATGCTGTACGAGGTGtttagacagagagagacagaagacGAAATGGACGGGAAGGAGGACGACACGGAGATGACCAAAT TGCTGATGGACTACATGAAAGAGCAGCAGGAGAAAACCAACACCATACTGAGACAGCTGGACAAAGTGGTGCAGATGT TGAATAAGCCCAGTTTCAGCAGCGTGGCTGTGCGACAGATTAAACCAGATGAACTGAAGTATCAACATCCCAAAAAGCCCTTCAAGACAACAGCGAGCTGCGAGCTCTACAAAGGAGAATATCAGGGATTCTCAGTGGCCATCAAGAGATACCTCGACCCCATGAACACCAGTGCACG AGACGTGAAGTCTATTTTCAACAAGGAAGTCGACACCATGAAGCAGTTTGAGTCGCCCAACATCCTGCGAATGTTTGGAATCTGCATCCAGGATGAGAACG GACCCAAGCCTCAGTTCTTCATCATCATGGAGTACTGTGAGAAAGGAAGTCTTCGCCAGGTTCTGGACTCTGACCTCACTCTGACCTGGATCAGGAAAGCTCACATGTGTTTGGATGCAGCACGAGGACTCTATCG ACTGCACAACACAGAGGAAAAATGGAGGGTTCACGGGTCCATCAACAGCAGCAAGTTCCTGGTGACTAAAGACTACACCGTCAAG CTGGGAGGTTTCAGGCTGTCGAAAACAGAGACGTCTCTGAAAAGGCAGACGGAGGACAGAGCCGTGAGGTCGCTGTGCTACCACTGTCCCGAGAAGTTCCACGACGCCAGCTTCAGCTACTGCAAAGAGTGGGAGATGTACAG TTTTGGAATCATCCTGTGGGAAATTGTAACCTGTAAGAATCCTTTTGAAG GTTTTTCAGATGAAAAAATTTATCAGAAGGTGTATGAAGAGAAGTATCAAGAGCCGCTTCCTGATGACTGTCCTGCAGAACTGGGACAGCTGATCAACAAGTGCCGGGCCTACGACTGCTTCCAGAGGCCATCAGCTGGAG TGCTGCTGGATAAACTGCGCAGTGTGGTGACACAACTGGAGGAACAACAAGACTGA